The Magnetococcus sp. PR-3 genome window below encodes:
- a CDS encoding ATP-binding protein translates to MSLLKRLRLSPIRLKLFLIASLLMALVVGLFTTFSALLTGEAIRIHLDQTLQQRTLLALQTTTRFLESQRLNLALLGSSPTVRIYLQNPAMMSMSRPGLNTHFKQELENKPWLSSIMLLHGDLVVYRYSQPTLNPEDGLEGFGLSEQAITTLENDTHRGQLILRVPLILPQREGEPYAIAARINPEQLQMQLFHTGSNEGTGSILFMPLDRSNRPLFSQENQTDESWQSLSKEGIPQWGWHNQRPTQTNGYYLHGRRHPIYPFSVFGCEAVRIKQNIITQQIVVLVIVGAALLGVGLIGVSRMAGQITAPISDLANDAYQRVAHALPNLDIDRKVRRQNRNNQDEVVTLGTLLDLLLNELLRHTEDLTSRVQAQTRDLIDANNRMWEEIEQRRSAEEELREHQELLHDILETSVDGFLVVDKEGHVTHTNVRFAQMWKIPEEVISSRNDKKLMEHALPQLTDPDGFINKVKDLYGADQFSLDEIPFIDGRVFERHSRPLYHNGEIVGRLWQFRDITREREQQSQLQQAKERAESANAAKSEFLATMSHEIRTPLNGIIGMLEHLGQEPLDQTLRERFNMICSSSEVLLDLLNNILDFSKIEADQLRFEHIPYNPHQLIRDVVQLHHIRAEEKGVDLSCNCQRNLPECSMGDPTRIRQVLINLVSNALKFTESGFVQVTAALQSGNPKTVSIEVLDSGSGISESQLDQLFTPFSQADGSISRRHGGTGLGLAISKRLIDAMSGQISVRSRIGEGSTFHITIPFVDPPIDHHLDHTHEDEPQSVGPLNILLVEDDPINQVVARGLLQGEGHSVTLAQDGLEGLEAFQPERFDLILMDIRMPRLNGLDTTRRIRAMEHKLGITQEIPIIGLTADVLKETLAEGNEVGMLEIITKPVRLETLKSAIVRAMLTKHHNHALQKV, encoded by the coding sequence GCGTCTACGCCTCAGCCCTATTCGTTTAAAACTGTTTCTCATTGCCTCACTCCTTATGGCTCTGGTCGTTGGTCTTTTTACCACCTTTTCTGCACTTTTAACGGGTGAGGCCATCCGTATCCATCTGGATCAAACGCTACAACAGCGCACCTTGCTGGCCCTACAGACCACCACCCGTTTTTTAGAAAGCCAGCGCTTAAACCTTGCCTTATTAGGCAGTTCACCCACGGTACGCATCTACCTCCAGAACCCAGCAATGATGTCCATGTCGCGGCCTGGATTAAATACCCATTTTAAGCAGGAGCTGGAGAACAAACCGTGGCTCTCTTCCATCATGTTATTACATGGGGACCTGGTGGTTTATCGCTACAGCCAACCGACCCTAAACCCCGAAGATGGTTTAGAAGGGTTTGGGCTTTCTGAACAAGCGATCACCACGCTGGAGAACGACACCCACCGTGGCCAACTGATACTACGTGTTCCTTTGATCCTTCCTCAACGAGAAGGTGAACCGTACGCCATTGCAGCACGGATTAATCCAGAACAGCTTCAAATGCAGCTCTTTCATACAGGCAGTAATGAAGGAACTGGCTCTATTTTGTTTATGCCTCTGGACCGCAGTAACCGTCCACTGTTTAGTCAAGAGAACCAAACCGATGAAAGCTGGCAAAGCCTGAGCAAAGAGGGCATTCCCCAGTGGGGGTGGCATAATCAACGCCCAACCCAGACCAATGGTTACTACCTGCATGGTCGTCGGCACCCCATCTATCCTTTTTCTGTGTTTGGATGTGAGGCGGTGCGCATCAAACAAAACATCATCACCCAACAAATTGTTGTCCTGGTGATTGTGGGCGCGGCTCTATTGGGGGTTGGCTTGATTGGTGTCTCACGTATGGCAGGGCAAATCACCGCACCTATTTCTGATCTTGCCAACGATGCTTACCAACGGGTTGCCCACGCGCTACCCAATTTGGATATTGACCGTAAGGTACGCCGTCAAAACCGCAACAATCAGGATGAAGTGGTCACTCTGGGCACCTTGCTGGACCTTCTGCTCAATGAGCTTCTACGCCACACCGAAGATCTCACCAGTCGGGTGCAAGCCCAAACCAGAGATCTTATTGATGCCAACAATCGTATGTGGGAAGAGATTGAACAACGCCGCTCCGCAGAAGAGGAGCTGAGAGAACATCAAGAGCTGCTGCACGATATTCTGGAAACCAGTGTCGATGGCTTTTTAGTGGTCGATAAAGAGGGGCACGTCACCCATACCAATGTGCGTTTTGCACAGATGTGGAAAATTCCAGAAGAGGTGATCAGTAGTCGAAACGATAAAAAACTGATGGAACATGCCCTACCCCAACTGACTGACCCAGATGGCTTTATCAATAAGGTCAAAGATCTCTATGGGGCTGACCAGTTCAGCCTGGATGAAATCCCTTTTATAGATGGGCGGGTTTTTGAACGCCACAGCCGACCGCTGTACCACAATGGTGAAATTGTAGGGCGCCTTTGGCAGTTCCGTGACATTACCCGGGAGAGAGAGCAGCAGAGCCAACTCCAGCAGGCAAAAGAACGTGCCGAAAGCGCCAACGCCGCTAAAAGTGAGTTTTTGGCGACCATGAGCCATGAGATCCGCACTCCGCTTAATGGTATTATTGGTATGCTGGAGCACTTGGGACAGGAGCCCCTGGACCAAACCCTGCGTGAACGCTTTAATATGATCTGCAGCTCTTCTGAGGTCCTGTTGGATCTGCTCAATAACATCTTAGATTTTTCAAAAATTGAGGCTGATCAACTTCGGTTTGAACATATCCCCTATAATCCACACCAGCTCATCCGCGATGTGGTGCAGCTACACCATATACGAGCGGAAGAAAAAGGTGTGGATCTGAGCTGCAACTGCCAGCGCAATTTACCAGAGTGCAGTATGGGTGACCCCACCCGTATTCGCCAAGTGTTGATCAACCTTGTCAGTAATGCCCTTAAATTTACCGAGTCCGGATTTGTTCAAGTTACAGCGGCGCTTCAATCAGGCAACCCAAAAACCGTATCTATTGAAGTATTAGACAGCGGTAGTGGCATCTCAGAGAGCCAGCTGGATCAACTTTTCACCCCGTTCTCCCAAGCTGATGGTTCCATTAGCCGCCGCCATGGTGGAACGGGCTTGGGGTTGGCCATCTCCAAACGACTGATCGACGCAATGTCCGGCCAAATTTCAGTGCGCAGCCGCATTGGTGAGGGATCAACTTTTCACATCACCATACCTTTTGTTGACCCGCCCATTGATCACCATTTAGACCATACTCATGAAGATGAACCTCAAAGCGTTGGCCCACTAAATATACTTTTGGTAGAAGATGATCCCATCAACCAAGTGGTTGCACGGGGTTTATTACAAGGGGAAGGCCATAGCGTCACATTAGCCCAGGACGGACTAGAAGGGCTGGAGGCCTTTCAACCAGAACGGTTTGATTTGATTTTAATGGATATTCGCATGCCTCGTCTGAATGGCCTTGATACCACACGACGTATACGTGCGATGGAACACAAACTAGGCATTACTCAGGAAATTCCCATTATTGGCTTAACGGCAGATGTGCTTAAAGAGACCCTGGCAGAAGGAAATGAGGTTGGTATGCTTGAGATTATTACCAAACCAGTCCGGCTAGAGACCCTGAAATCAGCCATTGTGCGCGCCATGCTTACAAAACATCACAACCACGCACTCCAAAAAGTTTAA